The genomic interval TTCGTGGCTGACGCCCGAGAACGCCAGCCGCGCAAATCCGTGGCCCTGGCCGTCCACGAAGAACGAACTGCCGAGCACGAAACTCACCTTCTGCTTCAGGGCGCGTTCGAACAGTTCGCCGTCGTTCACGCCGGCCGGCAATTCAATCCACAGGAAGAAGCCGCCACGCGGCGAGGTCCACGTCACGCGGCCCGCGAGTGATGATTGCAGCGCCTGCTCCATCACGGTGCGCTTGGCCTGGTAGTGCGCGCGAAGACCGGTAGCGATGCGATCGACCACGCCGCGGTCCATGGCGCCGTGCACGATGCGCTGGTCGAACACGCTGCTGCAAATATCGGCGGCCTGCTTCGCCAGTTCCACCTTCTGCGCGATCTCGCGCGGCGCCACCACCCACGCCACGCGCAGCCCGGGCACGAGGACCTTCGAGAAGCTCCCCAGGTAGACGACCCGGCCGTCGGTGTCGTCGGCCTTGATCGGCCGCGTATCGGCGGCCGTTGCCACGTCCTCGAAGTAGATCGAGCCGTACGGATCGTCCTCGAGAATCACCAGGTCGTGCCGGCGCGCCGCCTCGAGCAGCGCCAGCCGCCGGGCGCGGCTCATCAACAGGCCGGCCGGGTTCTGGAAGTTCGGCGTCACGTAGATGAACTTCGCGCGCTGTCCTTTCGCCGTGATCGCGGCGATGGCAGCGTCGAGCGCGGCGAGGTTCATGCCCTCCGCATCCTGCGGCACGCCCGCAAACTCGCCTTGCAGGTTGTGGAACGCCGCGATCGCGCCGCTGTAGGTCGGCAGCTCGACGAGGATGATATCGCCCGGATCGATCAGCACGCGGCCCACCAGATCCAGACCCTGCTGCGAACCCGTGGTGATCACCACGTCTTCGAACGTGCCGCCGATGCCGCGGTCGTGCAGCGTCTTGGCGAG from Acidobacteriota bacterium carries:
- a CDS encoding PLP-dependent aminotransferase family protein, encoding MSHLSHAAQQFQESAIRRTGILGAAVPGLISLAAGYPAPEVFPWDDLQSITADLLAKRDGNTLQYGATRGYRPLIEQLLAKTLHDRGIGGTFEDVVITTGSQQGLDLVGRVLIDPGDIILVELPTYSGAIAAFHNLQGEFAGVPQDAEGMNLAALDAAIAAITAKGQRAKFIYVTPNFQNPAGLLMSRARRLALLEAARRHDLVILEDDPYGSIYFEDVATAADTRPIKADDTDGRVVYLGSFSKVLVPGLRVAWVVAPREIAQKVELAKQAADICSSVFDQRIVHGAMDRGVVDRIATGLRAHYQAKRTVMEQALQSSLAGRVTWTSPRGGFFLWIELPAGVNDGELFERALKQKVSFVLGSSFFVDGQGHGFARLAFSGVSHEQITEGITRLAAAIGH